One Malus domestica chromosome 11, GDT2T_hap1 genomic region harbors:
- the LOC103447766 gene encoding ankyrin repeat-containing protein At5g02620: MEAEAASAEQPQAAAQPTLPRKKMTKQLTGKRDDTPLHSGARSGSMAVVMDILENTEEGALKELLTKQNSSDETALYIAAEYGYVDLVREMIKYYDLADAGIKARNGFDAFHIAAKQGDMDVLNVLMEAHPELTMTVDLSNTTALHTAAAQGHIEVVNFLLEAGSSLATIAKSNGKTALHSAARNGHLEVLVAFLDKEPGIATRVDKKGQTALHMAAKGQNLEVVEQLINADPSLINMADNKDNTALHIATRKGRGEIVKMLLEHSETNTRAVNKSAETALDTAEKTGNSDIKAFLQERGVQSAKEIKPQARNPARELKQTVSDIKHEVHHQLEHTRQTRRRVQGIAKRLHKMHSEGLNNAINSNTVVAVLIATVTFAAIFQIPGQYVDDPGDIPKGQSLGEANIAPKLAFIIFFIFDSIALFISLAVVVVQTSVVVIESKAKKQMMAIINKLMWLACVLVSVAFLALSFVVVGEQKWLAIGVTIIGTVIMAATLGTMCFWVVRHRIEAKNMRSIGRTSLDSRSRSWSLSAVMSESELLNNDYKKMYAI, from the exons ATGGAGGCAGAGGCGGCCTCGGCTGAGCAGCCGCAGGCGGCGGCGCAGCCAACCTTGCCCCGGAAGAAGATGACGAAGCAGCTAACAGGAAAGCGCGATGACACGCCTTTGCATTCCGGAGCGAGGTCAGGAAGCATGGCGGTGGTGATGGATATCCTTGAAAATACAGAAGAGGGTGCGTTGAAGGAGTTATTGACAAAGCAGAACTCATCTGATGAAACAGCACTATATATTGCTGCAGAATATGGTTATGTTGATTTGGTCAGGGAGATGATCAAGTACTATGATCTCGCTGACGCCGGAATCAAAGCGAGAAACGGGTTTGATGCGTTCCACATTGCTGCCAAACAAGGGGATATGG ATGTGTTGAATGTGCTTATGGAGGCTCATCCGGAATTGACCATGACGGTGGATCTATCAAACACCACGGCTTTGCACACAGCTGCGGCGCAAGGGCATATCGAGGTGGTGAACTTTCTGTTGGAAGCAGGAAGCAGCCTGGCAACCATTGCTAAAAGCAATGGCAAGACCGCGCTGCATTCTGCGGCGAGAAATGGTCATTTGGAGGTTCTGGTAGCGTTTTTGGACAAGGAGCCTGGTATCGCAACACGTGTGGATAAGAAGGGGCAAACGGCACTTCACATGGCGGCTAAGGGGCAGAATCTTGAGGTGGTGGAGCAGTTGATTAACGCAGATCCTTCTTTGATAAACATGGCGGATAACAAAGACAATACCGCATTGCATATAGCTACTCGGAAGGGTAGAGGGGAG ATTGTGAAGATGCTACTCGAACACAGTGAAACCAACACAAGGGCAGTAAACAAGTCTGCAGAAACTGCCCTTGACACTGCCGAGAAAACTGGGAACTCGGACATTAAAGCTTTTCTCCAAGAGCGCGGTGTCCAGAGTGCTAAAGAAATCAAGCCACAAGCAAGAAACCCAGCTCGAGAGCTGAAACAAACGGTGAGTGACATCAAGCACGAAGTCCACCACCAGCTAGAACACACTCGCCAGACCAGAAGACGCGTCCAAGGCATTGCCAAACGCCTTCACAAAATGCACTCGGAAGGCCTCAACAATGCCATAAACTCAAACACTGTCGTGGCTGTCCTCATTGCCACGGTCACCTTTGCAGCAATTTTCCAAATCCCTGGCCAATACGTTGATGACCCTGGAGACATTCCCAAGGGGCAGTCACTTGGCGAGGCAAACATTGCTCCCAAACTCGCCTTCATAATCTTCTTCATCTTCGACTCCATTGCGCTTTTCATTTCTCTTGCTGTCGTGGTGGTGCAAACTTCAGTGGTGGTAATCGAGAGCAAGGCGAAGAAGCAGATGATGGCGATCATCAACAAGCTGATGTGGTTGGCTTGCGTGCTTGTTTCCGTGGCATTTTTGGCGCTCTCTTTCGTTGTGGTGGGCGAACAGAAGTGGCTAGCAATTGGAGTAACAATCATAGGAACTGTAATTATGGCTGCAACTTTAGGGACTATGTGTTTCTGGGTAGTTAGGCATCGGATTGAGGCGAAAAACATGAGGAGCATTGGGAGAACATCGTTGGACAGCAGATCGCGGTCGTGGTCGTTGTCTGCAGTAATGTCTGAATCTGAGCTCCTCAACAATGACTATAAGAAGATGTATGCAATTTGA
- the LOC103447765 gene encoding nudix hydrolase 9, whose amino-acid sequence MEKAEIETITKPYRLLLACPSGLSPSQISVVFDGVYDRIPHPDINLENSISEIWDQRVQKNPSLYNGTKFRYGQHVWNGGGGSNQEPHVCLNLGLTDYRTFVGTNLNPLWERFLVRSEDDAIRCQHTSSPLGNGAIVETSDKKILVLQRSNNVGEFPGHFVFPGGHPEPHEVGIISHHHKDVTDSKAINNKVSQEMFESIVREVVEEIGVPSASLHEQVFIGLSRRELNVRPTAFFFMKCSLSSKEIPKLYSSAQDSFESTQLFTVPMIELENMASKMPGCHEGGFALYKMMVEAVKNV is encoded by the exons ATGGAGAAAGCAGAGATTGAAACGATCACTAAGCCTTACAGGCTGCTGCTCGCATGCCCATCTGGTCTTTCACCCTCGCAG ATTTCTGTGGTTTTTGATGGAGTTTATGATCGAATTCCCCACCCAGACATCAACTTGGAGAATTCTATCTCTGAG aTATGGGATCAAAGGGTCCAGAAAAATCCATCACTGTACAATGGGACAAAGTTCAGG TATGGACAACATGTATGGAATGGTGGAGGTGGATCCAACCAAGAGCCTCATGTGTGCCTCAACCTTGGTCTGACAGATTATAG GACTTTTGTGGGCACAAACTTAAATCCTTTGTGGGAAAGATTCCTGGTTCGATCAGAAG ATGATGCCATACGTTGTCAACACACCTCAAGTCCATTGGGTAATGGTGCTATTGTGGAGACATCTGACAAGAAAATACTAGTGTTGCAAAGAAGTAACAATGTCGGGGAGTTTCCCGGACACTTTGTATTCCCAGGAGGCCATCCAGAG CCCCACGAAGTTGGAATAATATCCCATCACCATAAAGACGTGACAGACTCCAAAGCTATTAATAACAAAGTTTCTCAGGAGATGTTTGAGAGCATTGTTCGTGAGGTAGTTGAAGAAATCGGAGTACCTTCAGCTTCCCTT CATGAGCAAGTTTTTATCGGTCTATCCCGCAGGGAGCTTAATGTGAGACCAACTGCATTTTTCTTCATGAAATGCAGTCTCAGCTCAAAGGAGATTCCAAAACTGTATTCTAGTGCCCAAGACAGCTTTGAATCAACTCAGCTCTTTACAGTTCCAATG ATTGAATTAGAGAACATGGCGTCGAAAATGCCAGGCTGCCATGAAGGTGGATTCGCGTTGTATAAGATGATGGTTGAAGCCGTGAAGAATGTTTGA
- the LOC114819516 gene encoding 3-ketoacyl-CoA synthase 12-like, with protein sequence MELLALVCVFSALYFIFIMWKLFDKRRDQECYILDYHCYKPTDDRKLDTEFSGEIIKRTKNLGLLEYQFLLKAIVSSGIGEQTYAPRIMFSGRESCPTLDDSISEMEEFFHDSIKKLLDRSGISPSEIDVLVVNVSMFASVPSLSSRIINHYKMRENIKVFNLSGMGCSASLISVDIVKNIFKSHRNVYALVVTSESLSPNWYSGNARSMILANCLFRSGGCAILLTNKRALKHRAMFKLKCLVRTHHGGRDDSYGCCIQQEDTQGYLGFHLDKYLPKAATRAFVDNLRVISPKILPIRELMRFLLVTLVKKKTSSQQSTKGGAISSPSPKPVINFKTGVDHFCIHTGGKAVIDGIGLNLGLSEYDLEPARMTLHRFGNTSASSLWYVLGYMEAKKRLKKGDTVLMISFGAGFKCNSCLLEVVRDLGDENVWKEDIATYPPKTLTNPFLEKFGWIRHEDPSTFNVDNYLNL encoded by the coding sequence ATGGAGCTTCTTGCTTTAGTCTGTGTTTTTTCAGCCTTGTACTTCATTTTTATTATGTGGAAGCTTTTTGATAAGAGGAGAGACCAAGAGTGCTACATTTTGGACTACCATTGCTACAAGCCCACAGATGACAGAAAGCTAGACACTGAGTTCTCAGGTGAGATTATCAAGAGGACCAAGAATCTTGGTCTTTTGGAATACCAGTTCCTCCTCAAGGCAATTGTAAGCTCAGGGATTGGTGAGCAAACTTATGCTCCAAGAATAATGTTTTCAGGCAGGGAATCATGTCCCACATTGGACGACAGCATCTCTGAGATGGAGGAGTTCTTCCATGATAGCATCAAGAAACTCCTTGACAGATCAGGGATTTCACCTTCAGAAATTGATGTGCTTGTTGTgaatgtctccatgtttgcatcTGTTCCATCTTTGTCCTCCAGGATTATAAACCACTACAAGATGAGGGAGAACATAAAGGTCTTTAACCTCAGTGGGATGGGCTGCTCAGCATCCCTAATCTCAGTTGACATAGTGAAAAACATTTTCAAGTCACACAGAAATGTTTATGCACTTGTGGTCACTTCTGAGTCCTTGAGCCCCAATTGGTATTCAGGCAATGCCAGATCCATGATTCTGGCAAACTGTTTGTTCAGGTCCGGCGGTTGCGCGATCCTTCTGACGAACAAACGGGCCTTAAAACACCGAGCCATGTTCAAATTGAAATGCTTGGTGAGAACCCATCACGGCGGGAGAGACGATTCCTACGGGTGCTGCATCCAACAAGAAGATACACAAGGGTATCTAGGGTTTCACCTAGACAAATACTTACCCAAGGCGGCCACACGAGCTTTTGTGGACAACCTAAGGGTAATATCCCCCAAGATTTTACCCATCAGGGAGCTAATGAGGTTTTTGCTTGTAACCCTGGTGAAAAAAAAGACCTCCTCACAACAATCCACCAAGGGAGGGGCTATTTCTAGCCCATCACCAAAACCTGTGATCAATTTCAAAACTGGGGTGGATCATTTTTGCATCCACACCGGTGGGAAGGCGGTGATCGACGGCATAGGATTAAATCTTGGTCTCAGCGAGTATGATCTGGAACCTGCAAGGATGACACTCCACAGATTTGGGAACACATCAGCAAGCAGCCTCTGGTATGTGTTGGGATACATGGAGGCAAAGAAGAGGTTGAAGAAAGGGGATACTGTTTTGATGATAAGCTTTGGAGCCGGGTTTAAATGCAACAGTTGCTTGTTGGAGGTGGTAAGGGATTTGGGGGATGAAAATGTTTGGAAGGAGGACATTGCTACGTACCCACCAAAGACGCTCACAAAccctttcttggagaagtttggTTGGATTCGTCATGAGGATCCAAGCACATTCAACGTGGATAATTATTTGAACCTTTAA